The Stappia sp. genome window below encodes:
- a CDS encoding phosphodiesterase: MTLIAQITDLHIRPRGLACYRVSETNMLARRAVDALNALDPQPDAIVVTGDLANGPDRREYAGIQPLLARLKAPVFVLPGNHDSTAMMREMLTGVGPIHEGTADKMHYAVDIGDLRLVALDSAVPGAPHGRLGAEQIAWLDATLAKSDKPTLIALHHPPATVGIAHMDRIGLTDSDAFARVIARHDHVARLLCGHIHRTIIATVAGRVMTLAPSTAHQVALDIADRDPGHFVMEPPGYFLHRHTPESGVVTHLAYVEAYPGPFPFFADDGVEW, translated from the coding sequence ATGACATTGATCGCGCAGATCACCGACCTGCACATCCGCCCGCGCGGGCTCGCCTGCTACCGCGTCAGCGAGACGAACATGCTGGCGCGCCGCGCCGTCGACGCGCTCAACGCGCTCGATCCCCAGCCGGATGCCATCGTGGTGACGGGCGATCTGGCGAACGGGCCCGACCGGCGCGAATACGCCGGGATCCAGCCGCTGCTCGCCCGGCTCAAGGCCCCGGTCTTCGTGCTGCCGGGCAACCATGATTCGACCGCGATGATGCGCGAGATGCTGACCGGCGTCGGCCCCATCCACGAAGGCACCGCCGACAAGATGCATTACGCGGTGGACATCGGCGACCTCCGCCTCGTCGCGCTCGACAGCGCCGTGCCCGGCGCGCCGCACGGCAGGCTCGGCGCGGAGCAGATCGCCTGGCTCGATGCCACGCTGGCAAAGAGCGACAAACCGACGCTGATCGCCCTGCATCACCCGCCGGCCACCGTCGGCATCGCGCATATGGACCGGATCGGGCTCACGGATTCGGACGCTTTCGCCCGCGTGATCGCCCGCCACGATCACGTCGCCCGCCTGCTGTGCGGGCACATTCACCGCACCATCATCGCCACCGTCGCGGGCCGCGTCATGACGCTGGCCCCCAGCACCGCGCATCAGGTCGCGCTCGACATCGCCGACCGCGATCCGGGCCACTTCGTGATGGAGCCGCCGGGCTACTTCCTGCATCGCCACACGCCGGAAAGCGGCGTGGTGACGCATCTGGCCTATGTCGAGGCCTATCCCGGCCCCTTCCCGTTCTTCGCCGACGACGGGGTGGAATGGTAG
- a CDS encoding amino acid ABC transporter substrate-binding protein yields MTKMLLPIAFGVAFGLGATAASAATLEDVKEKGFVQCGVSQGLPGFSNPDAQGNWTGIDVDYCRAVAAAVFGDADAVKYTPLSAKERFTALQSGEIDILSRNTTWTMTRDTTLGLNFAGVNYYDGQGFMVRKELGVTSALEMSGASVCTNTGTTTELNVADYFRANNMEYEIVAFEKADEVVQAYDAGRCDVYTTDASGLYAQRLKLTNPGDHMVLPEIISKEPLGPVVRQGDDEWFNIAKWTLNAMINAEELGVTSANVDEMKGSDNPSIKRLLGVEGSFGENIGLSNDWAYNIIKLVGNYEETFNANVGPDTPLGIARGVNALWSKGGILYAPPIR; encoded by the coding sequence ATGACGAAAATGCTTCTACCGATCGCGTTCGGCGTCGCGTTTGGCCTGGGTGCCACCGCAGCGTCGGCGGCGACGCTCGAGGACGTGAAAGAAAAGGGCTTTGTGCAGTGCGGCGTGAGCCAGGGGCTGCCCGGCTTCTCCAACCCGGATGCGCAGGGCAACTGGACCGGCATCGACGTCGACTACTGCCGCGCCGTTGCAGCGGCCGTGTTCGGCGACGCGGATGCGGTGAAGTACACGCCGCTGTCCGCCAAGGAGCGCTTCACCGCGCTGCAGTCCGGCGAGATCGACATCCTGTCGCGCAACACGACCTGGACGATGACCCGCGACACCACGCTCGGCCTGAACTTCGCCGGCGTGAACTACTACGACGGCCAGGGCTTCATGGTCCGCAAGGAACTCGGCGTGACCTCGGCGCTCGAGATGTCGGGCGCGTCGGTGTGCACCAACACCGGCACGACGACCGAGCTGAATGTCGCCGACTACTTCCGCGCGAACAACATGGAGTATGAGATCGTCGCCTTCGAAAAGGCGGACGAGGTCGTGCAGGCCTATGATGCCGGCCGTTGCGACGTCTACACGACGGATGCCTCGGGCCTTTACGCGCAGCGCCTGAAGCTGACCAACCCGGGCGACCACATGGTGCTGCCGGAAATCATCTCCAAGGAGCCGCTGGGCCCGGTGGTGCGTCAGGGCGACGACGAGTGGTTCAACATCGCCAAGTGGACGCTGAACGCGATGATCAACGCCGAGGAACTCGGCGTGACCTCGGCCAACGTCGATGAGATGAAGGGCTCGGACAATCCGTCCATCAAGCGCCTGCTCGGCGTCGAGGGCTCGTTCGGCGAGAACATCGGTCTCAGCAACGACTGGGCCTACAACATCATCAAGCTGGTCGGGAACTACGAAGAGACCTTCAACGCCAACGTCGGCCCGGACACGCCGCTCGGCATCGCCCGGGGCGTGAACGCCCTGTGGTCGAAGGGGGGCATCCTCTACGCTCCGCCGATCCGCTAA
- a CDS encoding glycosyltransferase family 2 protein, translated as MTGIPEAAPEETLRAVSAPQVSVIVPAKDERDNLRELIAEIAAALAGRTHEILVIDDGSRDGTGELLREIAAGMPALRALRHETACGQSCSVRTGLHAARGAVVVTIDGDGENDPAYIPALLAALEAAGPGVALAAGQRTGRKASAAKRLASRVANRLRSWLLADQTRDSGCGLKAIRREVFLRLPYFDSWHRFLPALVLREGYGVTHVDIVDRHRRHGQSKYGIFDRALVGILDLYGVWWLRRRRKRIPQVSVLVDRQAETVGQEAEASR; from the coding sequence ATGACCGGCATTCCGGAGGCAGCCCCCGAAGAGACGCTGCGCGCGGTGTCGGCGCCGCAGGTCTCGGTGATCGTTCCGGCGAAGGACGAGCGCGACAATCTGCGCGAGCTGATTGCGGAAATCGCGGCGGCGCTCGCCGGTCGGACCCATGAGATCCTGGTGATCGACGACGGCTCGCGCGACGGCACGGGAGAATTGCTGCGCGAGATCGCGGCCGGGATGCCGGCCTTGCGGGCGCTGCGCCACGAAACGGCCTGCGGCCAGAGCTGTTCGGTGCGCACCGGCCTTCACGCGGCGCGCGGCGCGGTCGTCGTCACGATCGACGGCGACGGCGAGAACGACCCGGCTTATATCCCCGCACTTCTCGCGGCGCTGGAGGCGGCGGGCCCGGGCGTCGCGCTGGCGGCGGGGCAGCGCACGGGGCGCAAGGCAAGTGCCGCGAAGCGGCTCGCCTCGCGTGTCGCGAACCGGCTCAGAAGCTGGTTGCTGGCCGACCAGACCCGCGATTCGGGCTGCGGTCTCAAGGCGATCCGCCGCGAGGTGTTCCTGCGGCTGCCCTATTTCGACAGCTGGCACCGGTTCCTGCCCGCGCTCGTGCTGCGGGAAGGGTACGGGGTGACCCATGTCGACATCGTCGACCGGCACCGGCGGCACGGGCAATCGAAGTACGGCATCTTCGACCGCGCGCTGGTCGGCATTCTGGATCTCTACGGCGTGTGGTGGCTGCGCCGCCGGCGCAAGCGCATCCCGCAGGTTTCGGTCCTCGTCGACAGGCAGGCGGAAACGGTCGGGCAGGAGGCGGAGGCGAGCCGGTGA
- a CDS encoding glycosyltransferase family 39 protein, with product MSELSAQQDRTAFETTRERWLRYLGHRGLAPAALLVLAVLFFLPGLTQVPPLDRDEPRFAQASKQMVETRDFVDIRFQETARHKKPVGIYWLQSAAVEASGLGADAPIWVYRLPSQLGALLAVLLTYWCARAFTGPRAALVAGALVSAALILGVEARLAKTDAMLLASILAAQGALARIWLDRGSQRTHKALAVVFWGALAASVLIKGPVGPMVVGLTIALLSVAERSLSWVRGLYPLVGIVGFLVLVLPWFVAIHLHTDGAFFAESIGQDLLGKVATGQESHGAPPLTHLAASLGTFWPLPAFAVLALPALMRLRRLPVVLFTACWVLPTWLVFELTATKLPHYTLPVLPGIAILAAVLLGRSEETPPARVWRLIAAGLLIVPIVGVAAANVVAAPVLGVWPSPPAAVIAALALVPGIAAMRAMAQGAAARALPSTLAAGLLLIVATWGFTMPALSPIWVSPRLAEAVERFAPCADPQVANVGFNEPSYIFLQGTDTWPTGPQQAAEFLAGADGACRVAVVDHRFEAAFLEALEAAGGGQAKSEVRVTGLNINGGDEMDIGLYATREAGRE from the coding sequence ATGAGCGAACTTTCCGCGCAGCAAGACCGAACCGCGTTCGAGACGACGCGTGAGCGCTGGCTGCGGTATCTGGGGCACCGCGGTCTCGCGCCCGCGGCCCTTCTCGTGCTCGCAGTGCTGTTCTTCCTGCCGGGGCTCACGCAGGTGCCGCCGCTCGACCGCGACGAGCCGCGCTTTGCCCAGGCGTCGAAGCAGATGGTGGAAACCCGCGACTTCGTCGACATCCGGTTCCAGGAGACGGCCCGGCACAAGAAGCCGGTCGGCATCTACTGGCTGCAATCGGCCGCCGTGGAGGCGAGCGGGCTCGGCGCCGACGCGCCGATCTGGGTCTATCGTCTGCCCTCGCAACTCGGCGCGCTGCTCGCCGTTTTGCTGACTTACTGGTGCGCGCGCGCCTTCACCGGGCCGCGCGCGGCGCTGGTTGCCGGCGCGCTGGTGTCCGCCGCCCTGATCCTCGGCGTGGAGGCGCGGCTCGCCAAGACGGACGCCATGCTGCTGGCCTCGATCCTGGCGGCGCAGGGCGCGCTGGCGCGCATCTGGCTCGATCGCGGATCGCAGCGCACGCACAAGGCGCTGGCGGTCGTCTTCTGGGGCGCGCTGGCGGCTTCCGTGCTCATCAAGGGGCCGGTCGGCCCGATGGTCGTCGGCCTCACCATCGCGCTGCTGAGCGTCGCGGAGCGGTCGCTGTCCTGGGTGAGGGGGCTCTACCCGCTCGTCGGGATCGTCGGCTTTCTCGTGCTGGTGCTGCCCTGGTTCGTGGCCATCCATCTGCACACCGACGGGGCGTTCTTCGCCGAATCGATCGGTCAGGACCTGCTCGGCAAGGTCGCCACGGGGCAGGAAAGCCACGGCGCGCCGCCGCTCACCCATCTCGCGGCCTCGCTCGGCACCTTCTGGCCGCTGCCGGCCTTCGCGGTGCTGGCGCTGCCCGCGCTCATGCGCCTGCGCCGGCTGCCCGTGGTGCTCTTCACCGCCTGCTGGGTGTTGCCCACCTGGCTGGTCTTCGAGCTCACGGCGACCAAACTGCCGCATTACACGCTGCCCGTCCTGCCGGGGATCGCGATCCTCGCGGCCGTGCTGCTCGGCCGCAGCGAGGAGACGCCGCCGGCGCGCGTCTGGCGTCTGATCGCCGCCGGTCTGCTGATCGTGCCCATCGTCGGGGTCGCCGCGGCCAATGTGGTGGCGGCACCCGTGCTCGGCGTATGGCCGTCGCCGCCGGCCGCCGTGATCGCGGCGCTGGCGCTGGTGCCGGGCATCGCGGCCATGCGCGCGATGGCGCAAGGGGCGGCTGCGCGCGCGCTGCCGTCGACCCTGGCCGCCGGCCTGCTGCTGATCGTCGCGACCTGGGGCTTCACCATGCCGGCGCTGTCTCCGATCTGGGTGAGCCCGCGTCTGGCGGAGGCGGTGGAGCGCTTCGCGCCCTGTGCCGATCCTCAGGTGGCGAACGTCGGCTTCAACGAGCCGAGCTACATTTTCCTGCAGGGCACCGACACCTGGCCGACCGGCCCGCAGCAGGCGGCGGAGTTTCTGGCCGGGGCCGACGGCGCCTGCCGGGTCGCGGTCGTCGATCACCGGTTCGAAGCGGCGTTTCTGGAGGCGCTCGAGGCGGCCGGCGGCGGGCAGGCAAAATCCGAGGTCCGGGTGACGGGGCTCAACATCAACGGCGGCGACGAGATGGACATCGGCCTGTATGCGACGCGGGAGGCGGGGCGTGAGTGA
- a CDS encoding lipid-A-disaccharide synthase N-terminal domain-containing protein — MDALLDWLHLVFIARLDGWVVLGFVAQFLFMMRFVVQWIASERVGRSIVPVAFWFFSIGGSSLLLIYSIRQQDPVFIAGQSLGMIIYFRNLWLIFKEKRRDPGI; from the coding sequence ATCGACGCACTTCTCGACTGGCTGCATCTCGTGTTCATCGCGCGGCTCGACGGCTGGGTGGTGCTGGGATTCGTCGCGCAATTCCTGTTCATGATGCGATTCGTCGTTCAGTGGATCGCATCCGAGCGGGTGGGGCGGTCGATCGTGCCGGTCGCCTTCTGGTTCTTCTCGATTGGCGGGAGCAGCCTGCTGCTGATCTACTCGATCCGCCAGCAGGACCCGGTGTTCATCGCCGGCCAGTCTCTCGGCATGATCATCTACTTCCGCAACCTGTGGCTGATCTTCAAGGAAAAGCGGCGCGACCCCGGTATCTGA
- a CDS encoding Na/Pi symporter — MTENVLLAAGGIGLFLFGMLVLTDGLRALAGGALRRTLARLTQSPASGAAAGAVTTALLQSSSATTVTAVGFVGAGLLTFPQAIGIVFGANIGTTMTGWLVALIGFKLDLGLLALPLLLVGALLRLFGRGTLRRIGWALAGFSLLFLGVDALKDGLEALQGTVTPQDFPADTTFGRLQLVAIGIAVTLITQSSSAGIAMALAALGSGAISLPQGAALVIGMDVGTTATAVLASLGGSTEMRRTAAAHVTFNLFVGTMAFFLLTPFALLVEGLADGTGDAQIALVAFHTAFNTLGVLIILPVAGRFARVIERLVPAHDVPHLVRLDPKLQAEPEAALDVAGANARDLAGKLDAVLAALLTPSKHVRDTETERAEIEAGIAALRSYLGPVHTVPAQGEAHRRNLALRHLLDHLARASHRATQRDRVRGLQDDARLRRLAGLLRAGLEAARDEPDMAACERHFDRLRRLFRRQRERVRERTIAAAAAQDIDPETALVHLDGVRWLHRVTYHLWRIAHHLARLQGTDAYHSTPSSAKNGKGPG, encoded by the coding sequence GTGACTGAAAACGTTTTGCTGGCCGCGGGCGGCATTGGCCTGTTCCTTTTCGGAATGCTGGTTCTGACCGACGGGTTGCGCGCGCTCGCCGGCGGGGCGCTGCGGCGCACGCTCGCGCGACTGACGCAAAGCCCCGCCAGCGGCGCGGCCGCCGGTGCGGTCACCACGGCGCTTCTGCAGTCGTCCAGCGCCACGACGGTGACCGCCGTCGGCTTTGTCGGCGCCGGACTGCTGACCTTTCCCCAGGCCATCGGCATCGTTTTCGGGGCGAACATCGGCACCACGATGACCGGCTGGCTCGTTGCGCTGATCGGCTTCAAGCTCGATCTCGGCCTGCTGGCGCTGCCGCTGCTTCTGGTCGGGGCGCTGTTGCGCCTGTTCGGGCGAGGCACGCTGCGGCGCATCGGCTGGGCGCTGGCCGGCTTCAGCCTGCTGTTTCTCGGCGTCGACGCGCTCAAGGACGGCCTGGAAGCGCTGCAGGGCACGGTGACGCCGCAGGACTTTCCCGCCGACACGACGTTCGGACGTCTCCAGCTCGTGGCGATCGGGATCGCGGTCACGCTGATCACGCAGTCCTCCAGCGCGGGGATCGCGATGGCGCTGGCCGCGCTCGGCAGCGGGGCGATTTCCCTGCCTCAAGGCGCGGCGCTGGTGATCGGGATGGATGTCGGCACCACGGCCACGGCCGTGCTGGCCTCGCTCGGCGGATCGACCGAGATGCGCCGCACGGCGGCTGCCCATGTGACCTTCAACCTCTTCGTCGGGACGATGGCGTTCTTCCTGCTCACGCCCTTCGCGCTGCTGGTGGAGGGACTTGCCGACGGCACCGGTGACGCGCAGATCGCGCTGGTTGCCTTTCACACCGCGTTCAACACGCTCGGCGTGCTGATCATCCTGCCCGTGGCGGGACGGTTCGCGCGGGTCATCGAGCGTCTGGTGCCCGCGCACGACGTTCCGCATCTCGTGCGCCTGGATCCCAAGCTGCAAGCCGAACCGGAGGCCGCGCTCGACGTCGCCGGCGCCAATGCGCGGGATCTGGCCGGCAAGCTCGACGCGGTGCTCGCCGCGCTTCTGACGCCATCGAAACATGTGCGTGACACCGAGACCGAACGCGCGGAGATCGAGGCGGGGATCGCGGCCCTGCGCAGCTATCTCGGGCCGGTCCACACGGTGCCGGCCCAGGGCGAGGCGCATCGGCGGAACCTCGCGCTTCGACACCTGCTCGACCATCTCGCCCGGGCCAGCCATCGGGCGACCCAGCGGGACAGGGTGCGCGGCCTCCAGGACGACGCGCGCCTGCGCCGTCTGGCCGGCTTGCTGCGCGCGGGGCTGGAGGCGGCGCGCGATGAGCCGGACATGGCGGCCTGCGAGCGGCATTTCGACCGGCTGCGCAGACTGTTCCGCAGGCAGCGCGAGCGCGTGCGCGAACGCACCATCGCGGCAGCCGCCGCGCAGGACATCGATCCGGAAACGGCGCTCGTCCATCTCGACGGGGTGCGCTGGCTGCACCGCGTGACCTATCACCTGTGGCGCATCGCCCATCACCTGGCGCGGCTGCAGGGGACGGATGCCTACCATTCCACCCCGTCGTCGGCGAAGAACGGGAAGGGGCCGGGATAG
- the metC gene encoding cystathionine beta-lyase, whose amino-acid sequence MAASDQNRSKGLATRLTEAGRAPHAFHGFVNPPVVHASTVLFPDTQAMITGSPPYHYARRGNPTTNALEDAIRDIEGAAGAKLASSGLNAISLALLSCCSAGDHLLITDSIYGPTRNLAETTLKRLGIEVDYYDPLIGGDIRTLFRPNTRAVMTEAPGSLTFEMQDIPAIAAAAHEIDALVVMDNTWATPVYFQPLAHGVDLSIQAGTKYIVGHSDAMLGTVAASERAWPALDATYGALGMHVGPDDVFLGLRGLRTLHVRLKQHMESGLAVARWLQARPEVARVRHPALPEDPGHAIWKRDFCGASGLFAFDLRDGTTIDQARAFLDALSLIGLGYSWGGFESLAIPVRLKDARTATALPEGGPSIRLHVGLEDVADIQADLEAGFAALKA is encoded by the coding sequence ATGGCCGCGTCCGATCAAAACCGCAGCAAGGGGCTCGCCACGCGTCTCACCGAGGCCGGGCGGGCGCCGCATGCGTTTCACGGCTTCGTCAATCCGCCCGTCGTGCATGCCTCGACGGTCCTGTTTCCCGATACGCAAGCCATGATCACCGGCAGCCCGCCGTATCACTACGCCCGGCGCGGCAATCCGACGACGAACGCGCTGGAAGACGCGATCCGCGACATCGAGGGGGCGGCCGGCGCCAAGCTCGCGTCCTCGGGCCTCAACGCGATCTCGCTGGCGCTTCTGTCCTGCTGCTCGGCCGGCGATCATCTCCTGATCACCGACAGCATCTACGGCCCGACCCGCAATCTGGCCGAGACCACGCTCAAGCGGCTCGGCATCGAGGTCGACTATTACGATCCCCTGATCGGCGGCGACATCCGCACGCTGTTCAGGCCCAACACCCGCGCCGTGATGACCGAGGCGCCGGGCTCCCTCACCTTCGAGATGCAGGACATCCCGGCGATCGCAGCGGCCGCGCACGAGATCGACGCGCTGGTCGTGATGGACAACACCTGGGCGACGCCGGTCTACTTCCAGCCGCTGGCGCATGGCGTGGACCTGTCGATCCAGGCCGGCACCAAGTATATCGTCGGCCACTCGGACGCGATGCTGGGAACCGTGGCGGCGAGCGAACGCGCCTGGCCCGCGCTCGACGCCACCTATGGCGCGCTCGGCATGCATGTCGGGCCGGACGATGTCTTCCTCGGCCTGCGCGGCTTGCGCACCCTGCATGTCCGCCTGAAGCAGCACATGGAAAGCGGTCTTGCCGTCGCCCGGTGGCTGCAGGCCCGCCCGGAGGTCGCCCGCGTGCGCCATCCCGCCCTGCCCGAGGATCCCGGCCATGCCATCTGGAAACGGGATTTCTGCGGCGCGTCCGGCCTCTTCGCCTTCGACCTTCGCGACGGCACGACCATCGACCAGGCGCGCGCCTTCCTGGACGCCCTGTCGCTGATCGGCCTCGGCTACTCGTGGGGCGGCTTCGAGAGCCTGGCGATTCCCGTGCGCCTCAAGGACGCGCGCACGGCGACGGCGCTGCCAGAGGGCGGCCCGAGCATCCGTCTGCATGTGGGGCTGGAGGATGTCGCCGACATCCAGGCCGATCTGGAAGCCGGGTTCGCGGCCCTGAAGGCCTGA
- a CDS encoding phosphatase PAP2 family protein produces the protein MSEQSLDRDGVRVGEPAGERDGWTGRARGALSRAGSNARRIRHLVRDRNRRVAEQRPPLRPGHRPQDILAVLLFTVGIAVIVLDIPTYPWLASLPAEYRTAFTAITDFGKGHWILWTTGLYCLLTLPLDWDRLTWRVRMALGTLWTFGAYIFVSVAASGIIVLILKWVLGRARPKLFEEVGPVHFVPMIFDHDYTSFPSGHSTTIAALATTLALILPSFRWLIAVCAFWVAFSRIMVGAHYPSDVIAGTLLGMSVAVVCARWMAYRRIGFALDDQGVLRPIMSRISLRACTRALWRAVTGRRAFVKPRATSGDGR, from the coding sequence GTGAGTGAGCAATCCCTCGATCGGGACGGGGTGCGTGTGGGGGAACCGGCCGGAGAACGCGACGGCTGGACGGGACGGGCGCGCGGTGCGCTCTCGCGGGCCGGCTCGAACGCGCGCCGGATCCGCCATCTCGTGCGCGACCGCAACCGCCGCGTCGCCGAGCAGCGCCCGCCGCTGCGGCCCGGCCATCGGCCGCAGGACATTCTCGCCGTGCTTCTGTTCACCGTCGGCATCGCGGTCATCGTGCTCGACATCCCGACCTATCCGTGGCTCGCCTCGCTGCCGGCGGAATACCGCACGGCCTTCACCGCGATCACCGACTTCGGCAAGGGGCACTGGATCCTGTGGACCACCGGGCTCTACTGCCTGCTGACCCTGCCGCTCGACTGGGACCGGCTGACCTGGCGGGTGCGCATGGCGCTGGGCACGCTGTGGACCTTCGGCGCCTATATCTTCGTGTCGGTGGCGGCGAGCGGCATCATCGTGCTGATCCTCAAGTGGGTGCTCGGCCGGGCCCGGCCGAAGCTCTTCGAGGAGGTCGGGCCGGTGCATTTCGTCCCGATGATCTTCGATCACGACTACACCAGTTTTCCCTCCGGCCATTCGACCACCATCGCGGCCCTGGCGACGACGCTGGCGCTGATCCTGCCGAGCTTCCGCTGGCTGATCGCGGTCTGCGCCTTCTGGGTCGCCTTCAGCCGGATCATGGTGGGGGCGCATTACCCCAGCGACGTGATCGCCGGAACGCTGCTGGGCATGAGCGTCGCGGTCGTCTGCGCGCGCTGGATGGCCTATCGCCGCATCGGCTTCGCGCTCGACGATCAAGGCGTCTTGCGCCCGATCATGAGCCGCATCAGCCTGCGCGCCTGCACGCGGGCGCTGTGGCGGGCCGTTACCGGGCGGCGGGCCTTCGTGAAACCGCGTGCCACGAGCGGAGACGGCCGATGA
- a CDS encoding EAL domain-containing protein, translating to MPVRTSDAPDSDGSTSTSTAPAVFGTRPGFLLANAPPFVFMRVSRNENRSYRIDYISESCQAIWGLTPAEVGDDLRLLWSRTHPDDAPAMLRTMREAGARRVEWAGTFRVLDAQGGYRWVVGRGLPRDDLAETDTWSITVTDVTGQMRAFHDLQMSEARFRALAENIPGAIFRYCVHPDGSDEITDMSRGCFDLWELTQEQILADPGPIWAMVLPEDLPAMQQSVADSGRTLTPWNHMWRIRTPSGTVKWLQGRGQPHRLANGDIVWHSLIFDVTEQRNKDEEIRRLAEEDTLTGLANRSVLLKTLETALARRLADGGSGALLLIDLDHFKDINDALGHDGGDQYLRATAQRLRAVAGKRDLVARLGGDEFAVLAPDLGDPQQVGLIAERIRIALFEDLPIEGRPLSSSVSIGTTVFPADGATSGALLKHADLALTEAKTSGGKATVAFTRDLDERRVRRKTLAEALRGAIAHGDIETAFQPIVDTATTAHSGFEVLARWTLDGAPVPPSEFVALAEETGLALPLGEVVVTKALAWARRLEDAGLAPGPLSINVSASQLRHDGFATFLAEALQRNAIAPAGIEIEVTENVIFGRWATRIAETLDDVHRLGARIALDDFGTGYASLIHLRRIKVDRLKIDQSFVRDIESDPDDAAIVRTIINLAHSLGLDVVAEGIETAPQLAFLRRSACDLAQGYFFARPTTRFEEIETYLRGALRA from the coding sequence TTGCCGGTTCGCACTTCGGATGCGCCAGACAGCGACGGGTCGACATCGACCTCCACCGCCCCCGCGGTGTTCGGAACGCGCCCGGGGTTCCTGCTGGCCAATGCCCCGCCTTTCGTTTTCATGCGCGTGTCGCGCAATGAGAACCGCTCCTACCGGATCGATTATATCAGCGAAAGCTGCCAGGCAATCTGGGGGTTGACACCGGCCGAGGTCGGCGACGACCTGCGCCTTCTGTGGAGCCGGACGCATCCCGACGATGCGCCCGCGATGCTCAGGACCATGCGCGAGGCCGGCGCGCGGCGTGTCGAATGGGCGGGGACGTTCCGGGTTCTCGATGCGCAGGGCGGCTACCGCTGGGTGGTCGGGCGCGGGCTGCCGCGCGACGACCTCGCCGAAACCGACACCTGGAGCATCACCGTCACCGATGTGACCGGCCAGATGCGGGCGTTTCACGATCTTCAGATGAGCGAGGCCCGCTTCCGGGCGCTTGCGGAAAACATTCCCGGCGCGATCTTTCGCTACTGCGTGCATCCCGACGGGAGCGACGAGATCACCGATATGAGCCGGGGCTGCTTCGACCTGTGGGAACTCACCCAGGAGCAGATCCTCGCGGACCCGGGGCCGATCTGGGCGATGGTGCTCCCGGAGGACCTGCCGGCGATGCAGCAATCGGTGGCGGATTCGGGACGGACCCTCACCCCCTGGAATCACATGTGGCGCATTCGCACGCCCTCGGGCACGGTGAAATGGCTGCAGGGTCGCGGCCAGCCGCACCGGCTGGCGAACGGCGACATCGTCTGGCACAGCCTGATCTTCGATGTCACCGAACAGCGCAACAAGGACGAGGAGATCCGCCGCCTCGCGGAAGAGGACACGCTCACCGGCCTCGCCAACCGCTCGGTGCTGCTCAAGACCCTGGAGACCGCCCTGGCCAGACGGCTGGCCGACGGCGGCAGCGGGGCGCTGCTTCTCATCGATCTCGATCACTTCAAGGACATCAACGACGCGCTCGGGCACGACGGCGGCGACCAGTATCTGCGCGCCACCGCACAGAGGCTGCGCGCGGTGGCCGGCAAGCGGGATCTGGTGGCGCGCCTCGGGGGCGACGAATTCGCGGTGCTCGCACCCGATCTGGGCGACCCGCAGCAAGTCGGCCTGATCGCCGAGCGCATCCGCATCGCCCTGTTCGAGGATCTTCCGATCGAGGGCCGCCCCCTGTCCAGCAGCGTCTCCATCGGCACCACGGTGTTTCCCGCCGACGGGGCAACGTCCGGAGCGCTGCTGAAACACGCCGATCTCGCCCTGACGGAGGCGAAGACCTCGGGCGGCAAGGCCACCGTCGCCTTCACCCGCGATCTGGACGAGCGCCGGGTGCGCCGCAAGACGCTCGCCGAGGCCCTGCGCGGCGCCATCGCACATGGCGATATCGAAACGGCCTTTCAGCCCATCGTCGACACGGCGACGACGGCGCACAGCGGCTTCGAGGTGCTGGCGCGCTGGACGCTCGACGGCGCGCCGGTTCCGCCGAGCGAATTCGTGGCGCTTGCCGAGGAAACCGGGCTCGCCCTGCCGCTCGGCGAGGTCGTCGTCACCAAGGCGCTCGCCTGGGCCCGCCGGCTGGAGGACGCCGGCCTCGCGCCGGGCCCCCTGTCGATCAACGTGAGCGCCTCGCAACTGCGCCATGACGGCTTCGCGACCTTCCTCGCGGAGGCCTTGCAGCGCAACGCCATCGCGCCGGCCGGGATCGAGATCGAGGTCACCGAAAACGTGATCTTCGGGCGCTGGGCCACGCGCATCGCGGAAACGCTCGACGACGTGCACCGGCTCGGCGCCCGCATCGCGCTCGACGACTTCGGCACGGGCTATGCGTCGCTCATCCATCTGCGCCGGATCAAGGTCGACCGCCTCAAGATCGACCAGTCCTTCGTGCGCGACATCGAGAGCGACCCCGACGACGCAGCCATTGTGCGCACGATCATCAATCTCGCGCATTCACTCGGTCTCGACGTGGTCGCGGAAGGCATCGAGACGGCGCCGCAACTGGCCTTTCTGCGTCGCTCCGCCTGCGATCTGGCGCAGGGCTATTTCTTCGCGCGCCCGACAACCCGCTTCGAAGAGATCGAGACCTATCTGCGCGGCGCGCTCCGGGCCTGA